Proteins encoded by one window of Nocardioides euryhalodurans:
- the galK gene encoding galactokinase, translating to MAEHVDPGDPNEVAKALASRLADPVGVFAAPGRVNLIGEHTDYNAGLCLPIALPHATYAAVARRDDDLLTVASVQQDARVEVRLPDIAPGTVDGWASYVAGVAWALREAGHELPGMDLVVDGHVPLGSGLSSSAALICSAALAMCAAAGIDPGRDALVDATMRAEAEIAGAPTGGLDQTASLLGREGHALLIDFRDRTTRQVGWRPRSEGLELLVVDTRAAHSHSDGGYRSRREDCEAAAHRLGLATLREATLADLDRLGDDRLLRRTRHVVSEIERVRQVVAALEQDDWSRVGALFTESHASMRDDFEISCPELDEVVATAVDGGALGARMTGGGFGGSVIALVPADAAASIAEQVGERFAARGWPAPGVLPAPASAGAHEVA from the coding sequence ATGGCCGAGCACGTGGACCCCGGCGACCCGAACGAGGTCGCGAAGGCGCTGGCGTCGCGGCTGGCCGACCCGGTCGGTGTCTTCGCCGCCCCCGGCCGCGTGAACCTGATCGGCGAGCACACCGACTACAACGCCGGGCTCTGCCTGCCGATCGCGCTCCCGCACGCGACCTACGCCGCGGTCGCCCGCCGGGACGACGACCTGCTGACCGTGGCGAGCGTGCAGCAGGACGCCCGGGTCGAGGTGCGGCTGCCGGACATCGCCCCGGGCACCGTCGACGGCTGGGCGTCGTACGTCGCCGGCGTGGCGTGGGCGCTGCGCGAGGCCGGCCACGAGCTGCCCGGCATGGACCTCGTCGTCGACGGCCACGTCCCCCTCGGCTCGGGCCTCTCGAGCTCGGCGGCGCTGATCTGCTCGGCGGCGCTCGCGATGTGCGCCGCGGCGGGCATCGACCCGGGTCGGGACGCGCTGGTCGACGCGACCATGCGTGCCGAGGCGGAGATCGCCGGGGCGCCCACGGGCGGGCTCGACCAGACGGCCTCGCTCCTCGGCCGGGAAGGCCACGCCCTGCTGATCGACTTCCGCGACCGGACCACCCGCCAGGTCGGCTGGCGGCCACGGTCCGAGGGGCTGGAGCTGCTCGTCGTCGACACCCGGGCCGCGCACTCCCACTCCGACGGCGGCTACCGCTCCCGACGCGAGGACTGCGAGGCCGCCGCCCACCGGCTCGGCCTGGCCACGCTGCGCGAGGCGACCCTCGCCGACCTCGACCGCCTCGGGGACGACCGGCTGCTCCGGCGTACGCGCCACGTGGTGAGCGAGATCGAGCGGGTGCGGCAGGTGGTGGCCGCGCTCGAACAGGACGACTGGAGCCGGGTGGGAGCGCTCTTCACCGAGTCCCACGCCTCGATGCGCGACGACTTCGAGATCTCCTGCCCCGAGCTCGACGAGGTGGTCGCGACCGCGGTCGACGGAGGCGCCCTCGGTGCCCGGATGACCGGAGGGGGCTTCGGTGGCTCGGTGATCGCGCTGGTGCCCGCCGACGCGGCCGCGAGCATCGCCGAGCAGGTCGGCGAGCGCTTCGCCGCCCGCGGCTGGCCGGCCCCGGGCGTGCTGCCCGCGCCCGCGTCCGCCGGTGCCCACGAGGTGGCCTGA
- a CDS encoding heavy metal translocating P-type ATPase, which produces MTTDIELAISGMTCASCANRIERKLNKLDGVVATVNYATEKAKVTYPGTVTPEQLVETVEQAGYAAALPRPADEQPGPVVEDPADALRRRTLVSLVLSVPVVALAMVPAWQFTYWQWLSLTLAAPVVLWGAWPFHRAAWLNLRHGTTTMDTLVSVGTLAALGWSVYALFLGTAGEPGMTHPFELTVERTDGAGNIYLEAAAGVTTFILAGRWFEARSKRRAGAALRALLELGARDVAVLRDGVEVQVPTEQLAVGMLFVVRPGEKIATDGEVEQGSSAVDESMLTGESVPVEVGPGDAVVGATVNAGGRLVVRATRVGADTQLAQMARLVEDAQNGKAEVQRLADRVSGIFVPVVIALSVATLGFWVGAGAGWSAAFTASVAVLIIACPCALGLATPTALMVGTGRGAQLGILIKGPEVLESTRRVDTVVLDKTGTVTTGVMTLVATVSVEGEDAGEVLRLAGAVEAASEHPIGRAIAAGAREEAGVLPEVDAFGATAGHGVAGRVEGREVAVGRPTGDVEGEQPGQTVVEVVWDGIVRGWLFVADEVKPTSAEAVRRFRELGLRPMLLTGDHGSVARVVAAEVGIDGADVVAEVLPADKVDVVKRLQDEGRVVAMVGDGINDAAALAQADLGLAMGTGTDVAIEASDLTLVRGDLRVAADAIRLARRTLATIKGNLFWAFAYNVAALPLAAAGLLNPMIAGAAMAFSSVFVVSNSLRLRRFRPLADH; this is translated from the coding sequence ATGACCACTGACATCGAGCTCGCCATCAGCGGCATGACCTGCGCGTCCTGCGCGAACCGGATCGAGCGCAAGCTCAACAAGCTCGACGGGGTCGTGGCGACGGTCAACTACGCGACCGAGAAGGCCAAGGTGACCTATCCGGGGACGGTCACGCCGGAGCAGCTCGTCGAGACCGTGGAGCAGGCCGGGTACGCAGCGGCGCTGCCGCGTCCCGCCGACGAGCAGCCCGGACCGGTCGTCGAGGACCCTGCCGACGCGCTGCGCCGGCGAACGCTGGTCTCCCTCGTGCTCAGCGTCCCGGTCGTCGCGCTCGCGATGGTGCCGGCCTGGCAGTTCACCTATTGGCAGTGGCTCTCGCTCACGCTGGCCGCCCCCGTCGTGCTGTGGGGGGCCTGGCCCTTCCACCGGGCTGCCTGGCTCAACCTGCGCCACGGGACGACGACCATGGACACGCTGGTGTCGGTGGGGACCCTGGCGGCGCTCGGCTGGTCGGTCTACGCGCTCTTCCTCGGGACGGCCGGCGAGCCCGGCATGACCCACCCGTTCGAGCTCACCGTCGAGCGCACCGACGGCGCCGGCAACATCTACCTCGAGGCGGCCGCGGGCGTCACGACGTTCATCCTCGCCGGGCGGTGGTTCGAGGCCAGGTCGAAGCGACGGGCCGGTGCGGCGCTGCGGGCCCTGCTCGAGCTGGGCGCCCGCGACGTCGCGGTGCTCCGCGACGGGGTCGAGGTGCAGGTCCCGACCGAGCAGCTCGCCGTGGGGATGCTCTTCGTGGTCCGGCCCGGCGAGAAGATCGCCACCGACGGGGAGGTCGAGCAGGGGAGCTCGGCGGTCGACGAGTCGATGCTCACGGGGGAGTCCGTGCCCGTCGAGGTCGGTCCCGGCGACGCCGTCGTGGGCGCGACCGTCAACGCAGGCGGACGTCTCGTCGTCCGTGCCACGCGGGTCGGCGCCGACACCCAGCTGGCCCAGATGGCCCGGCTGGTCGAGGACGCCCAGAACGGCAAGGCCGAGGTGCAGCGCCTCGCCGACCGGGTCTCCGGGATCTTCGTCCCCGTCGTGATCGCACTCTCGGTGGCCACCCTCGGCTTCTGGGTCGGGGCCGGCGCCGGCTGGTCGGCGGCGTTCACCGCTTCGGTGGCGGTGCTGATCATCGCCTGCCCGTGCGCCCTCGGACTCGCGACGCCCACCGCGCTCATGGTCGGCACGGGGCGCGGCGCCCAGCTCGGCATCCTGATCAAGGGTCCGGAGGTGCTGGAGTCGACCCGCCGGGTCGACACGGTCGTGCTCGACAAGACCGGCACCGTCACCACCGGCGTGATGACGCTGGTCGCCACCGTGTCCGTCGAGGGGGAGGACGCCGGAGAGGTGCTGCGCCTCGCCGGTGCCGTCGAGGCCGCGTCCGAGCACCCCATCGGCCGGGCGATCGCTGCGGGTGCTCGCGAGGAGGCAGGCGTGCTGCCGGAGGTCGACGCCTTCGGTGCCACGGCCGGCCACGGTGTCGCGGGGCGGGTCGAGGGGCGCGAGGTCGCGGTCGGGCGGCCCACCGGCGACGTCGAGGGCGAGCAGCCCGGGCAGACGGTCGTGGAGGTCGTCTGGGACGGGATCGTCCGCGGGTGGCTGTTCGTGGCCGACGAGGTGAAGCCCACCTCCGCCGAGGCCGTACGCCGGTTCCGCGAGCTCGGGCTGCGCCCGATGCTGCTGACCGGCGACCACGGCTCGGTCGCGCGGGTGGTGGCCGCGGAGGTCGGCATCGACGGGGCCGACGTCGTCGCGGAGGTGCTGCCCGCCGACAAGGTCGACGTGGTCAAGCGGCTGCAGGACGAGGGTCGGGTCGTCGCGATGGTCGGCGACGGGATCAACGACGCCGCCGCGCTCGCCCAGGCGGACCTGGGGCTGGCGATGGGGACCGGGACCGACGTCGCGATCGAGGCCAGCGACCTGACGCTGGTCCGCGGCGACCTCCGGGTCGCGGCCGACGCGATCCGGCTCGCCCGACGTACCCTCGCGACGATCAAGGGCAACCTCTTCTGGGCGTTCGCCTACAACGTCGCCGCGCTCCCGCTCGCCGCGGCCGGGCTGCTCAACCCGATGATCGCGGGCGCCGCGATGGCCTTCAGCTCGGTCTTCGTCGTGTCCAACAGCCTCCGGCTCCGCCGCTTCCGCCCGCTCGCAGACCACTAG
- a CDS encoding U32 family peptidase yields the protein MTLVEMRETMSGLGHRVLGDLPESGARFPDGSRWRIEIPSCEGPRVMRAVVEQATELGVPVHRVSQGSGVMMLSDTEITEMVQLGAAHGIEVNLFLGPRGAWDTGAQARVTAAVGGAARGNAAVAACLAEADRACRLGVRSLLVGDLGVLDLLHRRKEAGDLPADLVLKTSVVMPLTNAPTAAVYERLGATSLNVSTDLPVADLAEMRAVTSVPLDIYVECPDDQGGVVRSYEIASMVRAMAPVYLKFGVRNAPALYPVGEHLAGTAEALGRERVRRAALGLRLLAELDPELLPGG from the coding sequence ATGACGCTGGTGGAGATGCGGGAGACGATGTCGGGGCTCGGGCACCGCGTGCTCGGGGACCTCCCCGAGTCGGGGGCGCGCTTCCCGGACGGCTCGCGCTGGCGGATCGAGATCCCGAGCTGCGAGGGGCCGCGAGTGATGCGGGCGGTCGTCGAGCAGGCGACGGAGCTCGGGGTGCCCGTGCACCGGGTCTCGCAGGGGTCGGGCGTGATGATGCTCTCCGACACCGAGATCACCGAGATGGTCCAGCTCGGCGCGGCCCACGGCATCGAGGTCAACCTCTTCCTCGGCCCCCGCGGCGCCTGGGACACCGGCGCCCAGGCGCGGGTGACGGCCGCCGTCGGTGGGGCCGCCCGCGGCAACGCCGCCGTCGCGGCGTGCCTCGCCGAGGCCGACCGGGCCTGCCGGCTCGGCGTACGCAGCCTGCTCGTGGGTGACCTCGGGGTCCTCGACCTGCTCCACCGGCGCAAGGAAGCGGGCGACCTGCCGGCCGACCTGGTGCTCAAGACCTCGGTGGTGATGCCGCTGACCAACGCGCCCACCGCCGCCGTCTACGAGCGGCTCGGCGCCACGAGTCTCAACGTCTCCACCGACCTCCCGGTCGCCGACCTGGCGGAGATGCGGGCCGTGACCAGCGTGCCGCTCGACATCTACGTGGAGTGTCCCGACGACCAGGGGGGTGTGGTGCGCAGCTACGAGATCGCCTCGATGGTCCGGGCGATGGCCCCGGTCTACCTGAAGTTCGGTGTGCGCAACGCGCCCGCGCTCTATCCGGTGGGCGAGCACCTGGCCGGCACCGCCGAGGCGCTGGGCCGGGAGCGCGTACGCCGTGCGGCGCTCGGCCTGCGGCTGCTCGCCGAGCTCGACCCGGAGCTGCTGCCGGGCGGCTGA
- a CDS encoding metal-sensitive transcriptional regulator: protein MTDAHQHGYLAHDNKDAVLKRLRRIEGQVRGLQRMVEDEKYCIDVLTQVSAATKALESVALTLLHDHLTHCVVDAAREGGPEADVKVREASDAIARLVRS from the coding sequence ATGACCGACGCCCACCAGCACGGCTACCTCGCCCACGACAACAAGGACGCGGTGCTCAAGCGGCTGCGTCGCATCGAGGGGCAGGTGCGCGGCCTGCAGCGCATGGTCGAGGACGAGAAGTACTGCATCGACGTCCTGACCCAGGTCTCCGCGGCGACCAAGGCGCTGGAGTCGGTCGCGCTGACGCTGCTGCACGACCACCTCACCCACTGCGTGGTCGACGCCGCCCGCGAGGGCGGGCCCGAGGCCGACGTCAAGGTCCGCGAGGCCTCCGACGCCATCGCGCGGCTCGTCCGGTCCTGA
- a CDS encoding MFS transporter, with protein MTDPVVDNLVDTVHDQATGRALPRALRPFRSPSYRRLAVALVFSSFGQGVWIIGLVWEVIRIGGGPAQLSIASTAGAVGVLLPALFAGVVADRVPQRTILMAVCALELAGVGAIAVLSLTDQTALWHLALVSFSAGAAMSFYYPAYSAWLPALVAEEDLQAVNGFEGMVRPTIGQALGPAVAGAVVAAASPGAAVAVAAASYAVSLVALGFVPLTPVRRQLDDEHRGHPLRSALRDMAEGFRYMVRTPWLLATLAFACLMTLAVMGPLEVLIPFLLKDTLDGGPGDHAMVLGAFGLGGAAGSLVMASIRMPRRYLTLMNLLWGVSCLPFLVMAAATAVWMVVASAFVMGALFSAPMVIWGTLLQRRVPTELLGRVSSLDFFVSLALMPVSMALAAPVADAIGLAATFTVAGLVPVAAAVVTVVWARLPADEVAHPLR; from the coding sequence ATGACGGACCCGGTCGTGGACAACCTGGTCGACACCGTGCACGACCAGGCCACGGGTCGTGCGCTCCCGCGCGCGCTGCGGCCGTTCCGCTCGCCCTCCTACCGCCGGCTGGCCGTCGCGCTGGTCTTCAGCAGCTTCGGGCAGGGCGTGTGGATCATCGGCCTGGTCTGGGAGGTGATCCGGATCGGCGGCGGACCGGCCCAGCTGTCGATCGCCTCCACCGCCGGCGCCGTCGGCGTCCTGCTGCCCGCCCTCTTCGCGGGAGTGGTCGCGGACCGGGTGCCGCAGCGGACGATCCTGATGGCGGTCTGCGCGCTGGAGCTCGCCGGCGTGGGCGCGATCGCGGTGCTCTCGCTCACCGACCAGACGGCCCTGTGGCACCTCGCCCTCGTCTCCTTCAGCGCCGGCGCCGCCATGTCGTTCTACTACCCGGCCTACTCCGCGTGGCTGCCCGCGCTGGTCGCCGAGGAGGACCTGCAGGCCGTCAACGGCTTCGAGGGCATGGTGCGGCCCACGATCGGCCAGGCGCTCGGCCCGGCCGTGGCCGGGGCGGTCGTCGCGGCCGCGTCCCCGGGGGCGGCCGTCGCGGTCGCCGCCGCGTCGTACGCCGTGAGCCTGGTCGCCCTCGGCTTCGTCCCCCTCACGCCGGTGCGCCGCCAGCTCGACGACGAGCACCGGGGACACCCTCTCCGATCGGCGCTGCGCGACATGGCGGAGGGGTTCCGCTACATGGTGCGGACCCCGTGGCTGCTGGCGACGCTGGCCTTCGCGTGCCTGATGACCCTGGCCGTGATGGGGCCGCTCGAGGTGCTGATCCCGTTCCTGCTCAAGGACACGCTCGACGGCGGGCCGGGCGACCACGCGATGGTGCTGGGCGCGTTCGGCCTCGGGGGTGCCGCCGGGTCGCTGGTGATGGCGTCGATCCGGATGCCGCGGCGCTACCTGACCCTCATGAACCTGCTGTGGGGCGTGTCCTGCCTGCCGTTCCTCGTGATGGCCGCCGCCACGGCGGTGTGGATGGTCGTGGCCTCGGCCTTCGTCATGGGTGCGCTCTTCTCCGCCCCGATGGTGATCTGGGGGACGCTCCTCCAGCGACGGGTGCCGACCGAGCTGCTCGGCCGCGTCTCCTCGCTCGACTTCTTCGTGTCGCTGGCCCTGATGCCGGTCTCGATGGCCCTGGCCGCGCCCGTGGCCGACGCGATCGGGCTGGCAGCCACCTTCACGGTCGCCGGCCTGGTCCCGGTCGCCGCTGCCGTGGTGACCGTGGTGTGGGCTCGGCTCCCGGCGGACGAGGTGGCGCACCCGCTGCGCTGA
- a CDS encoding GNAT family N-acetyltransferase, with the protein MSTTVRDQTEQHRFEILVDGELAGFADYRTRPGRIIFTHAEVDDAYEGQGLASELAQQSLDTARERGLAVIPACPFYAGYIQRHPAYVDLVPEDERAAYDL; encoded by the coding sequence ATGTCCACGACCGTGCGTGACCAGACCGAGCAGCACCGCTTCGAGATCCTGGTCGACGGCGAGCTGGCCGGCTTCGCCGACTACCGGACGCGCCCCGGGCGGATCATCTTCACCCACGCCGAGGTCGACGACGCCTACGAGGGTCAGGGGCTCGCCTCCGAGCTCGCGCAACAGTCGCTCGACACCGCCCGCGAGCGGGGACTCGCCGTGATCCCGGCCTGTCCGTTCTACGCCGGCTACATCCAGCGGCATCCGGCCTACGTCGACCTGGTGCCGGAGGACGAGCGTGCGGCGTACGACCTCTGA
- a CDS encoding YciI family protein, with translation METMGPAELEAAMAATGAIIEELTSTGAFVFAGGLMPPSSAITVDNTGESLSTVDGPFVEAPEYLGGFWVIDVADEKTALDWAARASKALGGRIEVRAFQVPPEE, from the coding sequence ATGGAGACCATGGGCCCGGCCGAGCTGGAGGCAGCGATGGCTGCCACCGGCGCGATCATCGAGGAGCTGACCTCGACCGGCGCCTTCGTCTTCGCGGGAGGCCTGATGCCGCCCTCGAGCGCGATCACCGTCGACAACACCGGTGAGTCGCTCAGCACCGTCGACGGCCCCTTCGTCGAGGCTCCCGAGTACCTCGGGGGGTTCTGGGTGATCGACGTGGCCGACGAGAAGACCGCCCTCGACTGGGCCGCCCGGGCGTCGAAGGCCCTCGGGGGCCGGATCGAGGTCCGGGCCTTCCAGGTCCCGCCGGAGGAGTGA
- a CDS encoding NAD-dependent malic enzyme, which produces MAATTSSYSITMRLHTAVDHGIVGSVATAIAAVGGIVTAIDVVDSRHDRLVLDVTCSASDADHSQELVAAADKLDGVEVHKVSDRTFLLHIGGKIEVASKVPLRNRDDLSMAYTPGVGRVSAALAENPDDVSRLTVKGNSVAVVTDGSAVLGLGNIGPGAALPVMEGKAALFKRFADIDAWPICLASQDTDEIVKAVEMIAPGFGGINLEDIAAPRCFEIERRLRESLDIPVFHDDQHGTAIVVLAALTNALRVVGKTLPQSRVVVSGAGAAGSAIVTLLLAAGAADVVVYDRQGCLSSDDASLPPAQAELASRTNPRKVRGDLLAALAGADVFVGVSAPGVLKPEWIKEMADDAVVFALANPDPEVDPAEAEKYAAVVASGRSDYPNQINNVLAFPGVFRGLLDARASHVTTEMLLRAAEAIAAVVKDEELNANFIIPTVFNTQVPKAVAAAIAGTD; this is translated from the coding sequence ATGGCGGCCACCACGTCCTCGTACTCCATCACCATGCGGCTCCACACGGCCGTCGACCACGGCATCGTGGGATCGGTCGCGACGGCGATCGCCGCCGTCGGCGGGATCGTCACCGCGATCGACGTCGTCGACTCCCGCCACGACCGCCTGGTGCTCGACGTCACCTGCTCGGCGAGCGACGCCGACCACTCCCAGGAGCTGGTCGCGGCCGCCGACAAGCTGGACGGGGTGGAGGTCCACAAGGTCAGCGACCGGACCTTCCTGCTCCACATCGGCGGCAAGATCGAGGTCGCCTCGAAGGTGCCGCTGCGCAACCGCGACGACCTCTCGATGGCCTACACGCCGGGCGTGGGACGGGTCAGCGCCGCCCTGGCCGAGAACCCCGACGACGTGTCGCGGCTGACCGTCAAGGGCAACAGCGTCGCCGTGGTGACCGACGGCTCGGCCGTGCTCGGCCTCGGCAACATCGGTCCCGGCGCTGCGCTGCCGGTGATGGAGGGCAAGGCCGCGCTGTTCAAGCGGTTCGCCGACATCGACGCCTGGCCGATCTGCCTGGCCAGCCAGGACACCGACGAGATCGTGAAGGCCGTCGAGATGATCGCCCCGGGCTTCGGTGGCATCAACCTCGAGGACATCGCCGCACCTCGCTGCTTCGAGATCGAGCGCCGGCTCCGCGAGAGCCTCGACATCCCGGTCTTCCACGACGACCAGCACGGCACCGCCATCGTGGTGCTGGCTGCGCTGACCAACGCGCTGCGCGTCGTCGGCAAGACGCTCCCGCAGTCGCGGGTCGTGGTCTCCGGCGCCGGGGCCGCCGGGTCGGCGATCGTGACCCTGCTGCTCGCGGCCGGCGCCGCCGACGTCGTGGTCTACGACCGCCAGGGCTGCCTGTCGTCCGACGACGCGTCCCTGCCGCCGGCCCAGGCCGAGCTGGCCTCCCGCACCAACCCGCGCAAGGTCCGCGGTGACCTGCTCGCCGCGCTCGCGGGTGCCGACGTGTTCGTCGGCGTCAGCGCGCCCGGGGTGCTGAAGCCGGAGTGGATCAAGGAGATGGCCGACGACGCGGTCGTGTTCGCGCTGGCCAACCCGGACCCCGAGGTGGACCCCGCCGAGGCGGAGAAGTACGCCGCCGTGGTCGCCAGCGGCCGCTCCGACTACCCCAACCAGATCAACAACGTGCTCGCCTTCCCCGGCGTCTTCCGCGGGCTGCTCGACGCCCGGGCATCCCACGTCACCACCGAGATGCTGCTCCGCGCGGCCGAGGCGATCGCCGCCGTGGTCAAGGACGAGGAGCTCAACGCCAACTTCATCATCCCCACGGTGTTCAACACCCAGGTCCCGAAGGCGGTGGCCGCCGCCATCGCCGGAACCGACTGA
- a CDS encoding DinB family protein — protein MPTFTRSDALRGAEFAHADLKGARFVGADLSGVVMRGVDLLGADIESPWLFDDDGSLLVNGVDVVPLIDAELDRRFPGRAERRAADPDGLRSAWAALERTWAATLERVAAMPAGTVEESVAGEWSFAQTLRHLVLATDVWLGRAVLEVDQPFHPLGLAGHGAEEDGLDTSVLTTEVPSYAAVLAARADRVAMVRAFLAGVSPEELDTVRRNPWDPAYAETTRSCLHVILGEEWEHHRYAVRDLDAIEAAARDDRGEGS, from the coding sequence GTGCCGACCTTCACCCGCTCCGACGCGCTGCGAGGCGCCGAGTTCGCCCACGCCGACCTGAAGGGGGCGCGGTTCGTCGGGGCCGACCTCTCCGGGGTGGTGATGCGTGGGGTCGACCTGCTGGGCGCGGACATCGAGTCGCCGTGGCTCTTCGACGACGACGGGTCGCTGCTGGTCAACGGGGTCGACGTCGTCCCGCTCATCGACGCCGAGCTCGACCGCCGCTTCCCCGGCCGGGCCGAGCGGCGTGCCGCCGACCCGGACGGCCTGCGGTCCGCGTGGGCCGCGCTGGAGCGGACCTGGGCGGCCACCCTCGAGCGGGTCGCCGCGATGCCGGCGGGCACGGTCGAGGAGTCGGTGGCCGGCGAGTGGTCCTTCGCGCAGACGCTCCGGCACCTGGTGCTGGCCACGGACGTGTGGCTGGGGCGGGCCGTCCTCGAGGTGGACCAGCCCTTCCACCCCCTCGGGCTGGCCGGCCACGGCGCCGAGGAGGACGGCCTGGACACGTCGGTCCTCACGACCGAGGTCCCGTCGTACGCCGCGGTGCTCGCGGCCCGCGCCGACCGGGTCGCGATGGTGCGCGCCTTCCTGGCCGGGGTCAGCCCGGAGGAGCTGGACACGGTGCGGAGGAACCCGTGGGACCCGGCGTACGCGGAGACCACCCGCTCCTGCCTGCACGTGATCCTCGGCGAGGAGTGGGAGCACCACCGCTACGCGGTGCGCGACCTCGACGCGATCGAGGCTGCGGCCCGGGACGACCGGGGCGAGGGCTCGTAG
- a CDS encoding glutathione peroxidase, whose product MTTLGDFSATGIDGTDTDLSAYEGNVVLVVNTASQCGFTPQYQGLQELHDTYAERGFTVLGFPCDQFGNQEPGEDAEIASFCERNFGVTFPLFSKVDVNGDEAHPLFQWLKKEQSGLLGGKVKWNFTKFLIGRDGEVIDRFSPTTEPAKIAGKVEKAL is encoded by the coding sequence ATGACGACTCTCGGGGACTTCTCCGCCACCGGCATCGACGGCACCGACACCGACCTCTCCGCCTACGAGGGCAACGTGGTGCTCGTCGTCAACACGGCCTCCCAGTGCGGCTTCACCCCGCAGTACCAGGGCCTGCAGGAGCTGCACGACACCTACGCGGAGCGGGGCTTCACGGTGCTCGGCTTCCCGTGCGACCAGTTCGGCAACCAGGAGCCGGGCGAGGACGCCGAGATCGCGTCGTTCTGCGAGCGCAACTTCGGCGTGACCTTCCCGCTGTTCTCCAAGGTCGACGTCAACGGCGACGAGGCCCACCCGCTGTTCCAGTGGCTGAAGAAGGAGCAGTCCGGCCTCCTCGGCGGCAAGGTGAAGTGGAACTTCACCAAGTTCCTGATCGGCCGTGACGGCGAGGTGATCGACCGGTTCTCGCCGACCACCGAGCCGGCCAAGATCGCGGGAAAGGTCGAGAAGGCGCTCTGA
- a CDS encoding heavy-metal-associated domain-containing protein yields the protein MSQTQTQTQTYTVTGMTCGHCVASVTEEVQEVPGVEQVDVVLETGAVTITSSQPVDDAAVRAAVEEAGYQVA from the coding sequence ATGTCCCAGACCCAGACCCAGACCCAGACCTACACCGTCACCGGCATGACCTGCGGCCACTGCGTCGCCTCCGTCACCGAGGAGGTCCAGGAGGTCCCCGGCGTGGAGCAGGTCGACGTGGTCCTCGAGACCGGAGCCGTGACCATCACCAGCAGCCAGCCGGTCGACGACGCCGCCGTGAGGGCCGCCGTCGAGGAGGCCGGCTACCAGGTGGCATGA
- a CDS encoding DUF427 domain-containing protein encodes MALRLDHAWMRSLPELRWQPVVKRVTVRLGDQLVAVTDHPVLVFEPKRVVASYAVPLADLRVALEPGPTGPPPDYRPVGFGEGGPPLLDPSVPFAVHSADGEPVLVRAGGRTGAGFRLSDPVLHDHVVLDFDAFEWWEEDEPLLGHARDPYHRIDVRRSSRRVRISHEGVVLAESAEPRMLFEGTFPLPRYYLPRGDVVADLLPSTLDTTCAYKGRATHYDVRAGDAVLPAAAWTYEDPLDDARDVIGLVSFYQERLDLEVDGEPQERVRTPWSE; translated from the coding sequence ATGGCCCTGCGGCTCGACCACGCCTGGATGCGCAGCCTCCCCGAGCTGCGCTGGCAGCCGGTGGTCAAGCGGGTCACCGTCCGGCTGGGCGACCAGCTGGTCGCCGTCACGGACCACCCGGTGCTGGTCTTCGAGCCGAAGCGGGTCGTCGCGTCGTACGCCGTCCCGCTGGCCGACCTGCGGGTCGCGCTCGAGCCGGGACCCACCGGCCCGCCCCCGGACTACCGCCCGGTCGGCTTCGGCGAGGGCGGCCCGCCGCTGCTCGACCCGAGCGTGCCGTTCGCGGTCCACAGCGCGGACGGGGAGCCGGTCCTGGTCAGGGCCGGGGGCCGGACCGGCGCCGGGTTCCGGCTCAGCGACCCCGTCCTCCACGACCACGTCGTCCTCGACTTCGACGCCTTCGAGTGGTGGGAGGAGGACGAGCCGCTGCTCGGCCACGCCCGTGACCCCTACCACCGCATCGACGTGCGACGTTCCTCGCGTCGGGTCCGGATCTCGCACGAGGGAGTCGTCCTCGCCGAGAGCGCAGAGCCGCGGATGCTCTTCGAGGGCACCTTCCCACTGCCGCGCTACTACCTGCCGCGCGGTGACGTCGTCGCGGACCTGCTCCCGTCGACGCTCGACACGACCTGCGCCTACAAGGGCCGCGCCACCCACTACGACGTGCGCGCCGGTGACGCGGTGCTGCCCGCCGCCGCCTGGACCTACGAGGACCCGCTCGACGACGCCCGCGACGTGATCGGCCTGGTCAGCTTCTACCAGGAGCGGCTCGACCTCGAGGTGGACGGCGAGCCGCAGGAGCGGGTCCGGACCCCCTGGTCGGAGTGA